One Panicum virgatum strain AP13 chromosome 9K, P.virgatum_v5, whole genome shotgun sequence genomic region harbors:
- the LOC120649118 gene encoding uncharacterized protein LOC120649118 isoform X1 yields the protein MAAATAAEEEEARLLRLEEQAEHGGGGAWEYLCLARRLQAPRPAHVLRVGLALLSDDSARSSLGSEQWTLYEQVAVAAMDCQRLDVAKDCIGVLSKHLTGSTLDDPPECPVCLSPFDATSVVPRVLSCGHSLCGPCIVALPPASASAAAGSSLRCPLCSQYVPFSRALGPSSLPKNLALLALLPSSSPSPSHTLAATARAPLPLPLHAAHSHLLSRFRHAVLPESASPLHSAPTPACLAFGSLDSDLGAPWFCPRGSPVILLPIETCPDEGLPPAVQEAEFYRPSHTARVLTAIGALSDAAKEELAGLIASSARLARRVCRVYGVWMDPDAPPLWMVSERHPCSFSQLLEEEMINGEEMVAQIGFVVMEVCEVIMRLHGEGLALGCLGLDCFCLDRFGHCLLDFSQVLALCRGVRVGASSYNTRTFIAPEVVAVLGDTLGMKNHDCDGVFGCSSDIWSLGCVLVLLLTRDEQLVARWNSEGSYDDWEKEVVTRLNASLLGTQLEPLAAIIVSCLSYDRKGRPEIGDVWKCIRGLLMKSGDVTLAPDDDFFASQKSFRCLLLGELSSMFAESSAVESDGKAQLSRGAVDNSSNQDDVSNGGCTNNRALDLSGIDGPQSVGMFKSSTLIAHRDCITGLAIGGGFLFSSSYDKTINVWSLQDLSHVKCFKGHEHKITAIVVVDNENHSLCISGDSGSGIFIWLIDSTLKEEPLNKWYEHNDWLYRGVTCLAVSRIGYLYTGSRDKSIKAWSLEDYSLRGTMTGHKSTVSCLAVASGILYSGSWDGTIRSWWLTDHTPLSVLEDDIAGSIAPVLSISTEANFVVSSYENGYFKIWKNDVLVKSEKLQNGAIYAVKLSGKWLYSGGWDKVINIQELLEDESEVELQDVASITCDSIITTILSWDERLIVGQSNKDIKVYYKAQ from the exons ATGGCGGCTgccacggcggcggaggaggaggaggcgcggctgcTGCGCCTGGAGGAGcaggcggagcacggcggcggcggcgcatgggagTACCTCTgcctcgcccgccgcctccaagcgccccgccccgcccacgTCCTCCGCGTCGGCCTCGCCCTCCTCAGCGACGACTCCGCGCGCTCCAGCCTCGGCTCAGAAC AGTGGACTCTTTATGAGCAGGTTGCCGTGGCAGCCATGGATTGCCAGCGTCTCGATGTGGCAAAG GACTGTATTGGAGTCCTCTCAAAGCACCTTACTGGGAGTACCCTAGATG ATCCCCCCGAGTGTCCGGTGTGCCTCTCCCCATTTGACGCCACCTCTGTTGTGCCGCGTGTCCTCTCGTGCGGCCACTCTCTCTGCGGACCCTGCATCGTTGCCctgccgcccgcctccgcctccgccgctgcgggCTCCTCCCTCCGTTGTCCTCTCTGCTCCCAGTACGTCCCCTTCTCCCGTGCGctcggcccctcctccctcccgaaAAACCTCGCCCTCCTCGCGCTTCTCCCCTCCTCATCCCCCTCCCCGTCCCACACTCTCGCCGCCACCGCACgtgctcccctccctctcccactCCACGCCGCCCACTCCCACCTCCTTTCCCGTTTTCGTCATGCCGTCCTCCCCGAGTCCGCCTCCCCACTCCACTCCGCGCCCACCCCCGCCTGCCTCGCATTCGGATCCCTTGACTCCGACCTCGGTGCGCCCTGGTTCTGCCCGCGGGGCAGCCCCGTCATCCTCCTCCCGATTGAGACCTGCCCCGATGAAGGACTCCCGCCGGCGGTGCAGGAAGCTGAATTCTACCGGCCCAGCCACACGGCGCGGGTCCTCACCGCGATCGGCGCGCTCAGCGACGCGGCGAAGGAGGAGCTGGCCGGTCTGATCGCATCTTCCGCGCGGTTGGCACGACGGGTGTGCAGGGTCTACGGGGTCTGGATGGACCCGGATGCGCCGCCACTGTGGATGGTCTCTGAACGGCACCCTTGTAGTTTTTCCCAATTGTTGGAAGAGGAGATGATAAATGGAGAGGAGATGGTGGCTCAGATCGGATTTGTTGTCATGGAGGTATGTGAAGTGATCATGAGGTTGCATGGTGAGGGGTTGGCTCTGGGGTGCCTTGGTCTTGATTGCTTCTGCCTCGACCGATTTGGGCACTGCCTGCTTGATTTCAGTCAGGTGTTAGCCTTGTGCCGGGGAGTCCGAGTAGGGGCTAGCTCATACAATACCAGGACTTTTATTGCTCCTGAGGTGGTGGCGGTGCTAGGTGACACATTGGGAATGAAGAATCATGATTGTGATGGTGTCTTTGGGTGTAGTTCGGATATCTGGTCGTTGGGTTGTGTATTGGTGTTACTTCTTACTAGGGATGAGCAGCTTGTGGCACGATGGAACTCTGAAGGATCATATGATGATTGGGAGAAGGAAGTGGTTACAAGGCTTAATGCCTCATTGCTTGGTACACAACTTGAGCCACTGGCTGCAATTATAGTGTCATGCTTGAGCTATGATCGAAAAGGCCGACCAGAGATTGGTGACGTCTGGAAATGTATTAGAGGCTTGTTGATGAAATCCGGTGATGTTACTTTAGCTCCTGATGATGACTTTTTTGCATCTCAGAAGAGTTTTAGATGTTTACTCCTTGGGGAGTTATCCTCGATGTTTGCTGAATCTAGTGCTGTTGAGTCGGATGGTAAGGCACAACTGTCTCGAGGAGCTGTGGACAACAGTTCAAATCAGGATGATGTAAGTAATGGTGGTTGCACAAACAATAGGGCACTTGATTTGTCAGGAATTGATGGTCCACAGTCTGTCGGAATGTTTAAATCATCAACGCTGATTGCCCACCGTGATTGTATAACAGGATTAGCCATTGGAG GTGGATTCTTGTTTAGCTCTTCTTATGACAAAACTATCAATGTGTGGTCACTGCAG GACCTATCTCATGTAAAGTGTTTCAAGGGTCATGAACACAAAATCACCGCAATTGTTGTTGTTGACAATGAGAATCATTCTCTTTGTATAAGTGGAGACAGCGGTAGCGGAATTTTCATCTGGCTTATAGATTCCACTCTCAAGGAAGAGCCTTTGAATAAATGGTATGAACATAATGATTGGCTCTATCGAGGGGTTACCTGTTTGGCTGTCTCTAGAATTGGTTATCTTTACACTGGTAGCAGAGACAAATCTATCAAAGCCTGGTCACTGGAG GATTATTCACTTCGCGGCACCATGACAGGTCATAAGTCAACTGTATCTTGCCTTGCGGTGGCCAGTGGTATTCTTTATAGCGGAAGTTGGGATGGTACCATTCGGTCATGGTGGCTTACTGATCATACACCATTGTCTGTACTGGAAGATGATATAGCAGGAAGCATAGCCCCTGTGTTGTCAATTTCAACAGAAGCCAATTTTGTTGTTTCATCTTATGAGAATGGCTACTTTAAG ATCTGGAAGAATGATGTTCTTGTCAAATCTGAAAAGCTTCAAAATGGTGCTATTTATGCTGTTAAATTAAGTGGCAAATGGTTATATAGTGGTGGATGGGATAAAGTCATAAATATTCAG GAGTTATTAGAAGATGAGTCAGAGGTAGAACTCCAAGACGTTGCCTCCATCACTTGTGACTCAATTATAACTACAATACTGTCCTGGGATGAAAGGCTGATAGTTGGACAATCCAACAAGGATATCAAG GTGTACTACAAGGCGCAATAA
- the LOC120649119 gene encoding ER membrane protein complex subunit 2-A-like — translation MAAATAAAVPAATAAEEEARLLRLEEQAEHGGGGAWEYLCLARRLRARRPAHVLRVGLALLNDASARSRLGSEQWTLYEQVAVAAMDCQRLDVAKDCIGVLSKQFPGSTRVARLEALLFEAKGEWAEAERAYALILENNPFDQIVHKRKIAIAKAQGDMSLAVDYLNKYLELFMADHDAWRELAETYVSLQMYKQAAFCYEELILAHPTIPLYHIAYAEVLYTMGGLENLQTAKKYYASTIQLTGGKNTRALFGVCLCTSAINQLTKGRNKEEEGSELQSLAAKALLKNYKEKAPSKVPLISSMLKNMKLS, via the exons ATGgcggctgcgacggcggcggcggttcccgccgccacggcggcggaggaggaggcgcggttGCTGCGCCTGGAGGAGcaggcggagcacggcggcggcggcgcctgggaGTACCTCTgcctcgcccgccgcctccgcgcgcgccgccccgcccacgTCCTCCGCGTCGGCCTCGCCCTCCTCAACGACGCCTCCGCGCGCTCCCGCCTCGGCTCAGAAC AGTGGACGCTTTATGAGCAGGTTGCCGTGGCAGCCATGGATTGCCAGCGTCTCGATGTGGCAAAG GACTGTATTGGAGTCCTCTCAAAGCAATTTCCTGGGAGCACCCGAGTTG CCCGGCTAGAAGCTCTTCTATTTGAAGCGAAGGGTGAATGGGCAGAAGCTGAAAGAGCCTACGCGCTAATCCTGGAAAACAATCCATTTGATCAG ATTGTTCACAAGAGGAAAATTGCCATTGCAAAAGCACAAGGTGATATGTCGTTAGCGGTTGATTATCTCAATAAGTATCTGGAATT ATTTATGGCAGATCATGATGCCTGGAGAGAACTTGCTGAAACATATGTTTCCTTACAAAT GTACAAGCAAGCTGCCTTTTGTTATGAGGAGCTAATATTAGCCCACCCAACCATTCCACTTTATCATATAGCCTATGCTGAG GTTCTGTACACTATGGGTGGCTTGGAAAATCTTCAGACAGCTAAGAAGTATTATGCATCAACGATCCAGTTAACTGGAGGCAAGAATACAAGAGCCCTCTTTGGTGTATGTCTG TGTACTTCGGCAATCAATCAGTTGACCAAAGGAAGGAACAAGGAGGAAGAGGGCTCAGAGCTGCAGAGCTTGGCTGCAAAAGCACTGTTGAAGAACTACAAGGAAAAGGCTCCATCAAAGGTGCCCCTTATCAGCAGCATGTTGAAGAACATGAAACTCTCCTGA
- the LOC120649118 gene encoding uncharacterized protein LOC120649118 isoform X2 — MDCQRLDVAKDCIGVLSKHLTGSTLDDPPECPVCLSPFDATSVVPRVLSCGHSLCGPCIVALPPASASAAAGSSLRCPLCSQYVPFSRALGPSSLPKNLALLALLPSSSPSPSHTLAATARAPLPLPLHAAHSHLLSRFRHAVLPESASPLHSAPTPACLAFGSLDSDLGAPWFCPRGSPVILLPIETCPDEGLPPAVQEAEFYRPSHTARVLTAIGALSDAAKEELAGLIASSARLARRVCRVYGVWMDPDAPPLWMVSERHPCSFSQLLEEEMINGEEMVAQIGFVVMEVCEVIMRLHGEGLALGCLGLDCFCLDRFGHCLLDFSQVLALCRGVRVGASSYNTRTFIAPEVVAVLGDTLGMKNHDCDGVFGCSSDIWSLGCVLVLLLTRDEQLVARWNSEGSYDDWEKEVVTRLNASLLGTQLEPLAAIIVSCLSYDRKGRPEIGDVWKCIRGLLMKSGDVTLAPDDDFFASQKSFRCLLLGELSSMFAESSAVESDGKAQLSRGAVDNSSNQDDVSNGGCTNNRALDLSGIDGPQSVGMFKSSTLIAHRDCITGLAIGGGFLFSSSYDKTINVWSLQDLSHVKCFKGHEHKITAIVVVDNENHSLCISGDSGSGIFIWLIDSTLKEEPLNKWYEHNDWLYRGVTCLAVSRIGYLYTGSRDKSIKAWSLEDYSLRGTMTGHKSTVSCLAVASGILYSGSWDGTIRSWWLTDHTPLSVLEDDIAGSIAPVLSISTEANFVVSSYENGYFKIWKNDVLVKSEKLQNGAIYAVKLSGKWLYSGGWDKVINIQELLEDESEVELQDVASITCDSIITTILSWDERLIVGQSNKDIKVYYKAQ, encoded by the exons ATGGATTGCCAGCGTCTCGATGTGGCAAAG GACTGTATTGGAGTCCTCTCAAAGCACCTTACTGGGAGTACCCTAGATG ATCCCCCCGAGTGTCCGGTGTGCCTCTCCCCATTTGACGCCACCTCTGTTGTGCCGCGTGTCCTCTCGTGCGGCCACTCTCTCTGCGGACCCTGCATCGTTGCCctgccgcccgcctccgcctccgccgctgcgggCTCCTCCCTCCGTTGTCCTCTCTGCTCCCAGTACGTCCCCTTCTCCCGTGCGctcggcccctcctccctcccgaaAAACCTCGCCCTCCTCGCGCTTCTCCCCTCCTCATCCCCCTCCCCGTCCCACACTCTCGCCGCCACCGCACgtgctcccctccctctcccactCCACGCCGCCCACTCCCACCTCCTTTCCCGTTTTCGTCATGCCGTCCTCCCCGAGTCCGCCTCCCCACTCCACTCCGCGCCCACCCCCGCCTGCCTCGCATTCGGATCCCTTGACTCCGACCTCGGTGCGCCCTGGTTCTGCCCGCGGGGCAGCCCCGTCATCCTCCTCCCGATTGAGACCTGCCCCGATGAAGGACTCCCGCCGGCGGTGCAGGAAGCTGAATTCTACCGGCCCAGCCACACGGCGCGGGTCCTCACCGCGATCGGCGCGCTCAGCGACGCGGCGAAGGAGGAGCTGGCCGGTCTGATCGCATCTTCCGCGCGGTTGGCACGACGGGTGTGCAGGGTCTACGGGGTCTGGATGGACCCGGATGCGCCGCCACTGTGGATGGTCTCTGAACGGCACCCTTGTAGTTTTTCCCAATTGTTGGAAGAGGAGATGATAAATGGAGAGGAGATGGTGGCTCAGATCGGATTTGTTGTCATGGAGGTATGTGAAGTGATCATGAGGTTGCATGGTGAGGGGTTGGCTCTGGGGTGCCTTGGTCTTGATTGCTTCTGCCTCGACCGATTTGGGCACTGCCTGCTTGATTTCAGTCAGGTGTTAGCCTTGTGCCGGGGAGTCCGAGTAGGGGCTAGCTCATACAATACCAGGACTTTTATTGCTCCTGAGGTGGTGGCGGTGCTAGGTGACACATTGGGAATGAAGAATCATGATTGTGATGGTGTCTTTGGGTGTAGTTCGGATATCTGGTCGTTGGGTTGTGTATTGGTGTTACTTCTTACTAGGGATGAGCAGCTTGTGGCACGATGGAACTCTGAAGGATCATATGATGATTGGGAGAAGGAAGTGGTTACAAGGCTTAATGCCTCATTGCTTGGTACACAACTTGAGCCACTGGCTGCAATTATAGTGTCATGCTTGAGCTATGATCGAAAAGGCCGACCAGAGATTGGTGACGTCTGGAAATGTATTAGAGGCTTGTTGATGAAATCCGGTGATGTTACTTTAGCTCCTGATGATGACTTTTTTGCATCTCAGAAGAGTTTTAGATGTTTACTCCTTGGGGAGTTATCCTCGATGTTTGCTGAATCTAGTGCTGTTGAGTCGGATGGTAAGGCACAACTGTCTCGAGGAGCTGTGGACAACAGTTCAAATCAGGATGATGTAAGTAATGGTGGTTGCACAAACAATAGGGCACTTGATTTGTCAGGAATTGATGGTCCACAGTCTGTCGGAATGTTTAAATCATCAACGCTGATTGCCCACCGTGATTGTATAACAGGATTAGCCATTGGAG GTGGATTCTTGTTTAGCTCTTCTTATGACAAAACTATCAATGTGTGGTCACTGCAG GACCTATCTCATGTAAAGTGTTTCAAGGGTCATGAACACAAAATCACCGCAATTGTTGTTGTTGACAATGAGAATCATTCTCTTTGTATAAGTGGAGACAGCGGTAGCGGAATTTTCATCTGGCTTATAGATTCCACTCTCAAGGAAGAGCCTTTGAATAAATGGTATGAACATAATGATTGGCTCTATCGAGGGGTTACCTGTTTGGCTGTCTCTAGAATTGGTTATCTTTACACTGGTAGCAGAGACAAATCTATCAAAGCCTGGTCACTGGAG GATTATTCACTTCGCGGCACCATGACAGGTCATAAGTCAACTGTATCTTGCCTTGCGGTGGCCAGTGGTATTCTTTATAGCGGAAGTTGGGATGGTACCATTCGGTCATGGTGGCTTACTGATCATACACCATTGTCTGTACTGGAAGATGATATAGCAGGAAGCATAGCCCCTGTGTTGTCAATTTCAACAGAAGCCAATTTTGTTGTTTCATCTTATGAGAATGGCTACTTTAAG ATCTGGAAGAATGATGTTCTTGTCAAATCTGAAAAGCTTCAAAATGGTGCTATTTATGCTGTTAAATTAAGTGGCAAATGGTTATATAGTGGTGGATGGGATAAAGTCATAAATATTCAG GAGTTATTAGAAGATGAGTCAGAGGTAGAACTCCAAGACGTTGCCTCCATCACTTGTGACTCAATTATAACTACAATACTGTCCTGGGATGAAAGGCTGATAGTTGGACAATCCAACAAGGATATCAAG GTGTACTACAAGGCGCAATAA